A stretch of the Lolium perenne isolate Kyuss_39 chromosome 3, Kyuss_2.0, whole genome shotgun sequence genome encodes the following:
- the LOC127342549 gene encoding probable anion transporter 1, chloroplastic, which translates to MLHLLPLSLSAQCRCGGPPSRRRIVGGGSPSQRSGPGILGNGVRVRLRTRALGGGTDVQPDTPSSRRDGDERPHADAGQEDDGGGEALLESVRKLLLMEDTTPGEEEGQGQFPKRWAIVFLCFSAFLLCNMDRVNMSIAIMPMSAEYGWNPQTVGLIQSSFFWGYLLTQIAGGIWADKVGGKTVLGFGVIWWSVATALTPVAAKLGLPFLLVVRAFMGVGEGVAMPAMNNILSKWVPVSERSRSLALVYSGMYLGSVTGLAFSPFLIHKFGWPSVFYSFGSLGTVWFATWATKAYSTPLEDPSISAKEKKLIISQTTSGDPVTTIPWGVILSKPPVWALIACHFCHNWGTFILLTWMPTYYNQVLKFNLTESSLFCVLPWLTMAISANVGGWIADTLVSRGTSVTTVRKIMQSIGFLGPAFFLSQLSHIDSPALAVLCMACSQGTDAFSQSGLYSNHQDIGPRYAGVLLGLSNTAGVFAGVFGTAATGYILQHGSWDDVFKLSVTLYLIGTVIWNVFSTGEKIID; encoded by the exons ATGCTCCACCTGCTCCCGCTCTCCCTCTCCGCCCAGTGCCGCTGCGGCGGCCCGCCGTCGCGCCGCCGAATCGTCGGAGGCGGCTCACCTTCCCAGAGAAGCGGGCCGGGGATCCTCGGCAACGGAGTTCGCGTCAGGCTCCGGACGCGGGCGCTCGGCGGCGGGACAGACGTCCAGCCGGACACCCCGTCGTCGCGCAGGGATGGGGACGAGCGACCGCACGCAGATGCCGGACAGGAGGACGACGGGGGTGGCGAAGCGCTCCTGGAGTCAGTAAGGAAGCTGCTGCTGATGGAAGACACGACGCCAGGGGAGGAAGAGGGCCAGGGGCAGTTCCCCAAGCGCTGGGCCATCGTCTTCCTCTGCTTCTCCGCCTTCCTACTCTGCAACATGGACCGC GTAAACATGAGCATTGCCATCATGCCCATGTCCGCGGAATACGGCTGGAACCCACAAACCGTCGGCCTCATTCAGTCCTCCTTCTTCTGGGGCTACCTCCTAACTCAG ATAGCTGGAGGGATATGGGCAGACAAAGTTGGGGGCAAGACTGTTCTTGGCTTTGGCGTCATTTGGTGGTCCGTCGCGACAGCTCTTACGCCTGTCGCCGCAAAGCTCGGCTTGCCATTTCTCCTTGTTGTGCGTGCTTTCATGGGAGTTGGTGAG GGAGTTGCCATGCCTGCAATGAATAATATCCTTTCAAAATGGGTTCCTGTATCAGAGAGGAGCAGATCACTCGCACTAGTCTATAGTGGAATGTACCTTGGGTCAGTGACAGGACTTGCATTTTCCCCGTTCCTGATACATAAATTTGGGTGGCCATCAGTCTTCTATTCCTTCGGCTCTCTAGGGACCGTTTGGTTCGCGACGTGGGCGACCAAG GCTTATAGCACTCCACTTGAGGATCCGAGCATTAGTGCCAAAGAAAAGAAGCTCATCATTAGTCAAACCACATCAGGAGACCCTGTTACAACAATTCCATGGGGAGTAATATTGTCAAAACCGCCTGTTTGGGCTCTTATAGCTTGTCATTTTTGTCATAACTGGGGAACTTTCATCTTGCTCACATGGATGCCTACATACTACAACCAG GTTCTGAAATTCAACCTCACGGAGTCCAGCCTTTTCTGTGTCCTTCCCTGGCTAACGATGGCGATTTCTGCAAATGTTGGTGGCTGGATTGCAGACACACTTGTTAGTAGAGGAACATCAGTGACAACAGTTCGCAAG ATCATGCAATCAATTGGATTCTTAGGGCCAGCCTTTTTCCTCAGTCAACTGAGCCATATCGATTCCCCCGCACTGGCGGTCTTGTGCATGGCCTGTAGCCAG GGAACCGATGCATTTTCGCAGTCTGGTCTGTACTCGAATCATCAAGATATTGGTCCTAGATACGCT GGTGTACTACTTGGCCTCTCCAACACAGCTGGGGTTTTCGCTGGTGTATTTGGCACAGCAGCAACAGGATACATCTTGCAGCACG GTTCTTGGGACGATGTCTTTAAATTGTCTGTAACTCTTTATCTCATCGGGACTGTTATATGGAATGTATTTTCAACTGGCGAGAAAATTATCGATTAA